In Centropristis striata isolate RG_2023a ecotype Rhode Island chromosome 5, C.striata_1.0, whole genome shotgun sequence, a single genomic region encodes these proteins:
- the tmco4 gene encoding transmembrane and coiled-coil domain-containing protein 4 gives MEGNKSSTDTNFAPDPGWAGTTHDAPRDPISEEIISRQLSEQGRFAFAALCGVSLGQLFTGTENSVFREQYLQGLVQWLNLDESVMPVMGAFLSGLGCEGNDTFLSILQAEPLLASGATPIVQDLVTFSVKDGQYDARSRVLVRHVSCLLRVLPQQLEEFEGTLGERLREGGEESEEESSRRRRRERGRKLRRYLLIGLATVGGGTVIGVTGGLAAPLVAAGAGAVLGAGGAAALGSATGIAIMASLFGAAGAGLTGYKMNKCVGAIEEFEFLPLSSGKHLHLTIAVTGWLCSGKYGSFQAPWCSLGECGEQYCLVWESRFLRDLGSAMASLLDGLVSMVAQEALKYTVLSGIVAALTWPASLLAAASVIDNPWCVCLNRSAEVGKHLAQVLRSRQQGKRPVSLIGFSLGARVIYYCLQELANDQGSEGVVEDVVLLGAPVDGSEKAWERMTRVVAGKIVNGYCRGDWLLGFLYRSSAAQLCVAGLQPINIQDRRIINVDLSSVVKGHLDYMRQMDTILVAVGVPTKEVPGAAFALPQLVTFTKGTEEIPDQTPDDQQATETQTQAEEAEKGDVKELAETEGDGWEIPDISDLLDSLNDTESDRNNLALTSEETAPNDDPASDFNVAEGADPDNEHISWSWDDTHWTTEHTHKQRQPNL, from the exons ATGGAGGGAAACAAGAGCAGTACGGATACAAATTTTGCTCCAG ACCCAGGGTGGGCAGGTACAACACATGATGCCCCACGTGACCCCATCTCAGAGGAAATAATCAGCAGACAGCTGAGTGAACAGGGCCGGTTTGCCTTTGCTGCACTGTGCGGCGTCTCTCTGGGCCAGTTGTTTACTGGGACTGAAAACAG TGTGTTCAGGGAGCAGTATCTGCAGGGCTTAGTCCAATGGCTGAACCTGGATGAGTCCGTAATGCCAGTTATGGGAGCTTTCCTGTCCGGCCTGGGCTGTGAAGGCAACGACACCTTCCTATCCATCTTACAGGCCGAACCACTGCTGGCTTCTGGGGCCACCCCCATTGTACAG gatctggtgaCTTTTTCTGTCAAAGATG GCCAGTATGATGCCAGATCGAGGGTTCTCGTCCGTCATGTCAGCTGTCTGCTACGAGTCCTTCCACAGCAGCTGGAGGAGTTTGAAGGAACACTGGGAGAAAGGTtgagggaaggaggagaggagagcga AGAGGAGTCCTCTCGGCGAcggagaagagaaagagggcGAAAGTTACGACGCTACCTCCTCATTGGACTGGCGACCGTGGGTGGAGGAACAGTGATTG GTGTGACAGGTGGGCTGGCAGCCCCCTTGGTGGCAGCAGGGGCCGGTGCTGTGCTGGGGGCAGGCGGGGCTGCTGCTCTGGGCTCAGCCACTGGCATCGCAATCATGGCCTCCCTGTTTGGAGCAGCAGGAGCTGGACTGACTG GCTATAAGATGAATAAGTGTGTCGGAGCAATAGAAGAATTTGAATTCCTGCCACTGAGCTCTGGGAAACATCTTCACCTGACCATCGCCGTGACAGGGTGGCTCTGCAGTGGTAAATATG GGTCGTTCCAGGCCCCATGGTGCAGTCTGGGCGAGTGCGGGGAACAGTACTGCCTGGTGTGGGAGTCCCGTTTCCTCAGGGATCTGGGCTCAGCCATGGCCTCTCTGTTGGACGGGCTGGTCAGCATGGTGGCCCAGGAGGCACTCAAGTACACGGTGCTGTCAG GCATCGTGGCGGCTCTGACATGGCCTGCGTCTCTGCTGGCAGCAGCCAGTGTCATCGACAACCCCTGGTGTGTTTGTCTGAACCGCTCAGCAGAAGTGGGGAAACACCTGGCCCAGGTTTTAAGAAGCAGACAGCAG GGGAAGCGGCCTGTCAGCCTCATAGGTTTCAGTCTTGGGGCCAGAGTTATTTATTACTGTCTCCAGGAACTTGCCAATGACCAAG GTAGTGAAGGAGTAGTAGAGGATGTAGTCCTCTTGGGGGCCCCTGTGGACGGCTCTGAAAAGGCCTGGGAGAGAATGACCCGGGTTGTGGCTGGAAAAATAGTCAACGGCTACTGCAG AGGGGACTGGCTTCTGGGGTTCTTGTACCGAAGTTCAGCTGCACAGCTGTGTGTTGCGGGGCTACAGCCAATCAACATCCAGGATCGGCGTATAATCAATGTGGATCTTTCCTCTGTG GTGAAAGGTCACTTGGACTACATGCGTCAGATGGACACCATCCTGGTGGCAGTGGGAGTTCCCACCAAGGAGGTCCCAGGAGCTGCCTTTGCTCTTCCTCAGCTTGTAACATTTACAAAGGGGACAGAGGAAATCCCTGACCAAACCCCCGATGACCAACAAGCGACTGAGACACAAACCCAAGCTGAGGAGGCTGAGAAAGGAGACGTGAAAGAGCTGGCAGAGACGGAGGGTGACGGCTGGGAAATCCCTGATATTTCAGACCTGCTGGACTCATTAAATGACACAGAATCAGACAGGAACAATTTAGCACTTACTTCTGAAGAGACTGCACCTAATGACGACCCAGCGTCTGATTTTAACGTTGCAGAGGGGGCTGACCCTGATAATGAACACATATCATGGAGCTGGGATGACACACACTGGAcaacagagcacacacacaaacaaaggcaGCCAAACTTGTAA